In the Chloroflexota bacterium genome, one interval contains:
- a CDS encoding glycosyltransferase family 2 protein, whose protein sequence is MPAYNEEENVGPMVQALDPVLASITDDYEIIIVDDGSKDRTAERVLELQAQYPKVRLVRHPVNQGFGAAVHTGFTSATKEWVFYTDADRQFKVEELHKLLPLTDKADIIAGYRAPRADPFLRKVFAFGWFALCTILFGYTARDIDCAFKLFRREILDHIRVDSRGATFSIEFLVRAKRAGYRIAEVPVSHLPRLAGSPTGAKLSVITRAFRELFRFRLRLWRERTAKEGRT, encoded by the coding sequence ATGCCGGCCTACAACGAAGAGGAAAACGTCGGCCCCATGGTGCAGGCGCTGGATCCGGTCCTGGCTTCCATCACCGACGACTACGAGATCATCATCGTGGACGACGGCAGCAAGGACAGGACCGCGGAGCGCGTGTTGGAGTTGCAGGCGCAGTACCCGAAGGTCCGCCTGGTCCGCCATCCGGTCAACCAGGGGTTCGGTGCAGCGGTGCATACAGGCTTCACCAGCGCAACGAAGGAATGGGTCTTCTACACCGACGCCGACCGCCAGTTCAAGGTAGAGGAACTTCACAAGTTGTTGCCCCTCACGGACAAGGCCGACATCATCGCGGGCTATCGGGCGCCGCGGGCAGACCCCTTCCTGCGCAAGGTCTTCGCCTTCGGCTGGTTCGCGCTGTGCACCATCCTGTTCGGCTACACCGCGCGCGACATTGACTGCGCCTTCAAGTTGTTTCGCCGCGAAATCCTGGACCACATCCGCGTGGACTCGCGCGGCGCGACCTTCAGCATAGAGTTTCTGGTGCGCGCAAAACGCGCGGGCTACCGCATCGCCGAGGTGCCCGTGAGCCACCTGCCCCGACTGGCCGGAAGCCCGACGGGCGCGAAGTTGAGCGTCATCACCCGCGCGTTCCGCGAACTGTTCCGATTCCGCCTGCGCCTGTGGCGAGAGAGGACGGCAAAAGAGGGGCGCACCTGA
- a CDS encoding GIY-YIG nuclease family protein: MAFVYIVECADGTYYTGWTVDLDARVAAHNAGTGARYTRARRPVRLVYWEHAADPSSALKREATLRRMSHAQKSRLAATHAANLEEVRP, translated from the coding sequence ATGGCTTTCGTGTACATCGTGGAATGCGCCGATGGCACCTACTACACCGGCTGGACGGTGGATCTAGACGCGCGGGTTGCGGCGCACAACGCGGGGACCGGCGCGCGGTACACACGGGCGCGCCGCCCCGTGCGGCTGGTGTATTGGGAACACGCCGCCGACCCATCGTCCGCGCTGAAGCGAGAGGCGACCTTGCGGCGCATGTCCCACGCGCAGAAATCGCGGCTTGCAGCGACTCACGCCGCGAATTTGGAGGAGGTACGACCGTGA